Proteins co-encoded in one Spirosoma endbachense genomic window:
- the fabD gene encoding ACP S-malonyltransferase, which translates to MKAYVFPGQGSQFRGMGRDIYQNSEAARKLFDQANQLLGYDLTRIMFEGTDEELKQTIYTQPAVLLHGVVLALTAESFAPDMVAGHSLGELSALTAAGALSFENGLKLASIRATAMQKACELAPSSMAAVLGLADDVIEQICAGITSEIIVPANYNCPGQVVISGSIAGIELAAEQLKAAGAKRVLPLAVGGAFHSPFMEPAREEFANAVEAMSFSEASCPVYQNVNAQPTKDPSTIKANLIAQLTAPVRWTQSVEQMAADGATEFIECGPGKVLQGLIKKIVSTAAVASI; encoded by the coding sequence ATGAAAGCATACGTATTTCCTGGCCAGGGCTCCCAGTTTCGGGGTATGGGTCGCGACATCTACCAAAACTCCGAAGCAGCTCGTAAACTCTTCGACCAGGCGAATCAACTATTGGGCTATGATTTGACCCGGATTATGTTCGAAGGAACAGACGAAGAGCTAAAACAAACCATTTACACACAGCCAGCAGTGTTACTTCATGGCGTTGTGTTGGCCCTTACTGCGGAATCGTTTGCTCCTGACATGGTAGCAGGGCACTCACTTGGTGAACTATCTGCCCTGACGGCGGCTGGTGCATTATCGTTCGAAAATGGCCTGAAACTGGCTTCTATTCGGGCAACGGCCATGCAGAAAGCCTGTGAACTGGCGCCGTCCAGCATGGCCGCCGTATTGGGTTTAGCCGATGATGTGATAGAGCAAATTTGTGCTGGAATTACCAGTGAAATTATAGTACCTGCCAATTACAACTGTCCCGGACAGGTTGTGATTTCGGGCAGTATTGCGGGTATTGAACTGGCCGCTGAGCAACTTAAGGCCGCCGGGGCTAAACGTGTTTTACCCCTGGCAGTAGGTGGCGCATTTCATTCTCCCTTTATGGAGCCCGCCCGCGAAGAATTTGCAAACGCCGTCGAAGCGATGTCATTTAGCGAGGCCAGCTGCCCAGTTTATCAGAACGTAAACGCTCAGCCAACGAAAGATCCGAGCACAATAAAAGCGAACCTGATTGCCCAGTTAACGGCGCCGGTCCGGTGGACCCAGTCGGTTGAACAAATGGCAGCCGATGGCGCAACTGAATTTATTGAATGCGGTCCGGGAAAAGTTTTACAGGGACTAATAAAAAAAATAGTATCAACTGCCGCAGTAGCATCCATATAA
- a CDS encoding succinate dehydrogenase cytochrome b subunit, which translates to MAWVIQTLSSSLGRKVIMSLTGLFLSTFLIVHMAGNLQLFKGDNGRAFNEYTYFMTHNPLILTVSYLLYTSILVHALMAWILTRHNQASRPVKYAYSKPESNSDWSSRNMGILGTILLLFIIIHMRTFWYEMHFGSVPMAEYDGKQYKDLYAVVKVAFSQWWYVLLYVVCMVAIGYHLAHGFQSGFQTLGLRHKKYTPLIEFVGKYFFAIIIPAAFAAMPIYVFLQVHGII; encoded by the coding sequence ATGGCTTGGGTAATACAAACACTATCCAGCTCCCTCGGCCGAAAGGTTATCATGTCGCTGACGGGGCTTTTTCTCAGTACCTTTCTGATAGTTCACATGGCTGGTAATTTACAGCTTTTCAAAGGGGATAATGGACGGGCTTTTAATGAGTACACGTACTTCATGACCCACAATCCGCTTATCCTTACTGTCTCTTATCTGCTGTATACGTCCATTCTGGTACACGCACTTATGGCCTGGATACTAACCCGCCATAATCAGGCATCGCGACCGGTGAAATATGCATACAGTAAGCCCGAATCGAACAGTGACTGGTCGTCACGTAACATGGGTATTCTGGGCACAATCCTGTTGCTGTTTATTATCATTCACATGCGGACATTCTGGTACGAGATGCACTTTGGATCTGTTCCGATGGCCGAATATGATGGTAAGCAGTACAAAGACTTGTATGCAGTTGTGAAAGTAGCTTTTAGCCAGTGGTGGTACGTACTCCTCTATGTCGTTTGCATGGTTGCCATAGGCTATCACCTGGCGCACGGTTTTCAGAGCGGCTTTCAAACGCTTGGTCTTCGGCATAAGAAATACACCCCCCTGATTGAATTTGTGGGCAAATACTTTTTTGCGATAATCATTCCTGCCGCTTTTGCAGCGATGCCGATCTACGTGTTTTTACAGGTTCATGGAATTATTTAA
- a CDS encoding fumarate reductase/succinate dehydrogenase flavoprotein subunit, translated as MKLESKIPEGPLAEKWARQKFGLKLVNPANKRKYDIIVVGTGLAGASAAASLAELGYNVKAFCFQDSPRRAHSIAAQGGINAAKNYQNDGDSVFRLFYDTIKGGDYRAREGNVHRLAEVSVNIIDQCVAQGVPFAREYGGLLANRSFGGSQVSRTFYARGQTGQQLLLGAYSALSRQVANGKVKLFPRTEMLDLVVEGGKARGIITRNLITGKIESHSGHAVLLCTGGYGNVFYLSTNAMGSNATAAWRAHKKGALFGNPCFTQIHPTCIPVSGHYQSKLTLMSESLRNDGRVWAPKSKEDAQKIQKGQLKATDLAEDARDYFLERRYPSFGNLVPRDVASRNAKYVCDEGRGVSKTGLAVYLDFADAIKRDGQKTIEAKYGNLFEMYEKITGENPYETPMMIYPAVHYTMGGLWVDYNLMTTIPGLYALGEANFSDHGANRLGASALMQGLADGYFVIPYTVGDYLATIGPADKLPVDAPVFKEAEKKIHDQIDRLLAIKGERPVDDLHKELGHIMWEYCGMGRTAEGLTIAREKIKALKKEFWTNVKVLGESQEMNQALEQASRVADFIELGALMVEDALNRNESCGGHFREEYQTPDGEALRDDANYAYVAAWEYQGDDKPEVLNKEELVFENVKLTQRSYK; from the coding sequence ATGAAACTGGAGTCTAAAATTCCCGAAGGCCCTTTAGCCGAAAAGTGGGCACGGCAGAAATTCGGCTTGAAACTGGTAAATCCGGCCAACAAGCGGAAATACGATATTATTGTCGTTGGTACAGGTCTGGCAGGCGCATCGGCTGCTGCATCGCTGGCCGAACTAGGTTATAATGTTAAAGCATTTTGCTTTCAGGATAGTCCGCGCCGGGCGCACTCTATTGCGGCTCAGGGCGGTATAAATGCCGCTAAGAACTACCAGAATGATGGTGATAGCGTGTTTCGGCTGTTTTATGATACGATTAAAGGGGGCGACTACCGCGCTCGCGAAGGAAACGTCCATCGGCTTGCCGAAGTCAGTGTCAATATTATTGATCAGTGCGTAGCTCAGGGAGTGCCGTTTGCCCGAGAGTACGGCGGTCTACTGGCAAACCGGTCATTCGGGGGCTCGCAGGTGTCTCGTACGTTCTACGCTCGTGGCCAGACCGGGCAGCAGTTGCTGTTAGGTGCCTACTCGGCCTTGAGCCGTCAGGTGGCCAATGGGAAGGTGAAATTGTTTCCCCGTACCGAAATGCTTGACCTTGTCGTTGAAGGCGGCAAAGCGAGAGGCATTATCACCCGGAACCTGATTACTGGTAAAATTGAGTCACATTCGGGCCACGCCGTTCTCCTTTGCACAGGAGGCTATGGCAACGTATTCTACCTGTCGACCAATGCGATGGGGTCGAATGCCACGGCTGCATGGCGTGCTCACAAAAAAGGAGCTCTGTTCGGTAATCCTTGTTTCACACAGATTCACCCAACCTGTATTCCGGTATCGGGCCATTATCAGTCGAAACTGACGCTGATGTCGGAGTCGCTACGGAATGATGGTCGGGTTTGGGCACCCAAATCAAAAGAAGACGCGCAAAAAATTCAGAAAGGTCAGCTAAAAGCCACTGATCTGGCAGAAGATGCCCGTGATTACTTCCTCGAACGCCGTTATCCTTCATTCGGTAACCTCGTGCCGCGCGATGTCGCATCGCGTAATGCCAAATACGTCTGTGATGAAGGCCGTGGCGTGAGTAAAACCGGTTTGGCAGTATACCTGGACTTTGCCGATGCGATCAAACGCGATGGCCAAAAGACCATTGAAGCCAAATACGGCAACCTCTTCGAGATGTACGAAAAAATCACTGGCGAAAACCCGTACGAAACGCCGATGATGATCTATCCGGCCGTTCACTACACGATGGGTGGCTTGTGGGTAGATTATAACTTAATGACCACGATTCCTGGCCTATATGCACTTGGTGAGGCAAACTTCTCCGATCACGGTGCGAACCGACTAGGCGCTTCAGCATTGATGCAGGGGCTGGCCGATGGTTATTTCGTGATTCCCTACACTGTCGGTGATTATCTGGCGACGATCGGTCCTGCCGACAAACTGCCTGTTGATGCGCCAGTCTTTAAGGAAGCGGAAAAGAAAATACATGACCAGATCGATCGCTTATTAGCTATCAAAGGTGAGCGGCCTGTTGATGATTTGCATAAGGAGCTGGGCCACATCATGTGGGAGTACTGCGGAATGGGGCGTACTGCCGAAGGACTGACAATAGCCCGTGAGAAAATCAAGGCGCTCAAAAAAGAATTCTGGACGAATGTAAAAGTGCTGGGCGAGTCGCAGGAAATGAACCAGGCTCTGGAGCAGGCATCACGCGTAGCAGACTTTATCGAATTAGGCGCATTAATGGTTGAGGATGCTCTCAATCGGAATGAGTCCTGTGGTGGACACTTCCGCGAGGAATACCAGACCCCCGATGGTGAAGCCCTCCGCGATGATGCCAATTATGCCTATGTTGCTGCCTGGGAATATCAGGGAGACGACAAGCCTGAAGTGCTTAACAAAGAAGAACTGGTGTTCGAGAACGTGAAACTGACCCAGCGGAGTTATAAATAA
- a CDS encoding succinate dehydrogenase/fumarate reductase iron-sulfur subunit, translated as MKINLKVWRQKNSNTEGKLVEYHLDNVSEDMSFLEMFDVLNDSLTRKGEDPVTFDHDCREGICGTCSMYINGRAHGPQTGATTCQLHMRSFNDGDTIVVEPWRARAFPVIKDLMVDRSAFDRIIQSGGYVSVNTGSARDANEILIPRTIADEAMDAAACIGCGACVAACKNASAMLFVSAKVSQLAILPQGQAEHKERAERMVAQMDAEGFGACSFTGACSVECPKSISLDHIARMNREYLGAKLTSNNA; from the coding sequence ATGAAAATTAACCTAAAAGTCTGGAGACAGAAAAATAGCAATACAGAAGGTAAACTAGTCGAATACCATCTCGATAATGTATCGGAAGATATGTCGTTTCTGGAAATGTTCGACGTATTGAACGATTCCCTTACCCGAAAAGGTGAAGACCCCGTAACGTTCGATCACGACTGTCGCGAAGGTATCTGCGGCACCTGTTCCATGTACATCAACGGGCGCGCACATGGTCCACAGACGGGGGCAACAACCTGCCAGCTGCACATGCGTTCGTTCAACGATGGCGATACGATTGTGGTGGAACCCTGGCGGGCGCGGGCATTCCCGGTAATCAAAGACCTGATGGTCGATCGCTCGGCATTTGACCGGATCATTCAATCGGGTGGCTATGTATCGGTTAACACAGGATCGGCGCGTGATGCGAATGAGATTCTTATTCCCCGGACTATTGCCGATGAAGCGATGGATGCCGCTGCCTGTATTGGTTGTGGAGCCTGTGTAGCTGCCTGCAAAAATGCATCGGCTATGCTATTTGTTTCGGCTAAAGTATCGCAGTTGGCCATCCTGCCACAGGGGCAGGCAGAACATAAAGAGCGGGCCGAGCGTATGGTTGCGCAAATGGACGCCGAAGGTTTTGGCGCGTGTTCGTTTACAGGTGCCTGCTCGGTAGAGTGTCCCAAATCAATTTCGCTTGATCACATTGCCCGCATGAATCGCGAGTATCTTGGCGCGAAACTGACCTCGAACAACGCCTAG